From Streptomyces sp. CMB-StM0423, a single genomic window includes:
- a CDS encoding alpha-galactosidase, with the protein MIEPGHVAVPAPTAPVSLSGFGGAETTAMVLLPRADGLPDFGWMGLALASTDVRSLTSPASVETTAWNSWLLGSPVSVFPEHARGYLGRPALLGHRIGPEGPGSAWSTAFGVGVVRGDDGSLVIQATDESAGLGLRFEAEAVVGGGLRLRHLLTNVGTGPYVVDALDVVIPLPPGAGEILDFTGRWARERQPQRHALGDGQWVREHRRGMRSLDGTGLVVVGTPGFGYGAGEVLGVHLAWSGNHRYAVEQLSSGAAVVRTGELLHPGELVLDEGETYTMPWVHVAASACGLDGLADATHRYVRSLAAHPPSPAPVMFNPWEAVYLDHDPDKLTALVDISAGLGAERFVLDDGWFAGRESLDDGLGDWTPDPAVWPDGLARLADRVHGKGMEFGLWWEPEAVNPNSAVYRDHPDWILRTGDRSPVLERNCYLLDLGREDVRAHLVRAFDRLAAAHRIDFVKWDHNRDQIDGGDSRGSGRPASRRQTLAFRELLDELARRHPGISWESCASGGGRIDLDVLERVQSVWASDVTDPLSRQPIQHWTAQLAPLEYLGAHVAAPVSHQTGRTSSLDLRAATAFFGQFGVQWDLTKVPTPELDRLACWIGLYKRHRALLHTGRLTRVELPDGLLAHGVVARDRSEALFSYAQLDEIVPVPPRLRVPGLDPGRTYRVSLVSPAEPSAAWKVTGIQASGAALGALGLPGPARAPQSAAVVHLHAD; encoded by the coding sequence ATGATCGAGCCGGGACACGTGGCCGTGCCCGCGCCCACCGCCCCCGTGTCCCTCTCCGGTTTCGGAGGGGCCGAGACCACGGCGATGGTCCTGCTGCCGCGGGCGGACGGCCTGCCCGACTTCGGGTGGATGGGGCTCGCTCTGGCATCGACGGACGTCCGATCCCTGACGAGCCCGGCCTCGGTCGAGACCACGGCCTGGAACTCCTGGCTGCTCGGCTCACCGGTCAGCGTGTTCCCGGAGCACGCACGCGGCTACCTCGGACGGCCTGCGCTGCTCGGCCACCGCATCGGCCCCGAAGGGCCCGGGAGTGCCTGGTCCACCGCCTTCGGCGTCGGCGTAGTGCGGGGTGACGACGGCTCGCTCGTGATCCAGGCCACCGACGAGTCGGCGGGACTCGGGCTGCGTTTCGAGGCCGAAGCCGTCGTCGGGGGAGGTCTCCGCCTCCGGCACCTGCTGACCAACGTTGGCACCGGTCCCTACGTGGTCGACGCGCTCGACGTGGTCATCCCCCTTCCGCCCGGCGCGGGCGAGATCCTGGACTTCACTGGGCGGTGGGCCCGCGAGCGGCAGCCCCAGCGCCATGCCCTCGGGGACGGGCAGTGGGTCCGGGAGCACCGCCGCGGCATGCGCAGCCTCGACGGCACCGGCCTGGTGGTGGTCGGTACGCCAGGCTTCGGCTACGGCGCCGGTGAGGTGCTCGGCGTCCACCTCGCCTGGAGCGGCAACCACCGGTACGCCGTCGAGCAGCTCAGCTCCGGTGCCGCCGTCGTCCGGACCGGCGAGTTGCTGCACCCGGGCGAGCTGGTCCTCGATGAGGGCGAGACGTACACGATGCCCTGGGTGCATGTGGCCGCGTCCGCGTGCGGACTCGACGGCCTGGCGGACGCGACCCATCGATACGTCCGGTCGCTCGCGGCACATCCGCCCTCGCCGGCACCCGTGATGTTCAACCCGTGGGAGGCGGTCTACCTCGATCACGACCCCGACAAGCTGACCGCACTGGTCGATATCTCGGCCGGGCTGGGCGCCGAGCGATTCGTGCTCGATGACGGGTGGTTCGCGGGCCGGGAGTCCCTCGACGACGGACTGGGCGACTGGACCCCGGACCCGGCGGTGTGGCCGGACGGGCTGGCACGGCTTGCGGACCGGGTGCACGGGAAGGGAATGGAGTTCGGGCTCTGGTGGGAGCCGGAGGCCGTCAATCCGAACTCCGCGGTCTACCGCGACCACCCCGACTGGATCCTGCGCACGGGTGACCGGTCGCCCGTGCTGGAACGCAACTGCTACCTGCTCGATCTCGGCCGGGAGGACGTGCGGGCACACCTGGTCCGCGCGTTCGACCGCCTGGCGGCGGCGCACCGGATCGACTTCGTCAAGTGGGACCACAACCGCGACCAGATCGACGGCGGTGACTCGCGCGGCTCCGGGCGGCCCGCGTCACGGCGGCAGACCCTTGCCTTCCGCGAACTTCTCGACGAGCTGGCCCGCCGCCATCCCGGCATCTCGTGGGAGAGCTGTGCCTCGGGAGGCGGCCGGATCGACCTGGACGTGCTCGAACGGGTCCAGAGCGTCTGGGCCTCCGACGTCACCGATCCGTTGTCCCGCCAGCCGATCCAGCACTGGACCGCGCAGCTTGCCCCGTTGGAGTACCTGGGCGCGCATGTCGCCGCGCCGGTCTCCCATCAGACCGGTCGGACTAGCAGCTTGGACCTGCGCGCGGCCACGGCGTTCTTCGGCCAGTTCGGCGTCCAGTGGGACCTCACGAAGGTGCCCACTCCCGAACTGGACCGCCTCGCGTGCTGGATCGGCCTCTACAAGCGGCACCGTGCGCTCCTGCACACGGGCCGGTTGACGCGCGTCGAGCTGCCCGACGGGCTGCTCGCGCACGGGGTGGTCGCTCGGGACCGGTCGGAGGCGCTCTTCTCGTACGCCCAGCTCGACGAAATCGTGCCCGTGCCACCGCGGCTCCGCGTCCCGGGACTCGACCCCGGCCGGACCTATCGTGTCTCGCTCGTCTCTCCGGCGGAACCGTCGGCGGCCTGGAAGGTCACCGGCATCCAAGCTTCCGGTGCGGCGCTGGGAGCCCTGGGGCTGCCGGGCCCTGCGCGGGCACCCCAGAGCGCGGCAGTGGTCCACTTGCACGCGGACTGA